The Actinomycetota bacterium genome includes a window with the following:
- a CDS encoding SDR family NAD(P)-dependent oxidoreductase, with translation MAGGSLIWISGASGGIGQALVRTVPWPDARVIGISRREAPGIATVQADLSDPEHWERVALSFAEEAKGFTGDRVVFIHATGTLDPIGFAGEVSGTSYMSNVVLNSAAPQALGHLFLAETAGLSARRHLVMLTSGAAKSVYPGWSSYGAGKAAIDQWVRDVGAEQDLRGGGAEVMAIAPGTIDTGMQAELRATAERDFPSRQKFVDLHAQGKLTPPDEAAAKMWALLGTGLPNGSIIDLRDPPKP, from the coding sequence ATGGCGGGCGGGAGCCTCATCTGGATTTCAGGCGCCTCGGGCGGCATCGGCCAGGCCCTGGTGCGCACCGTGCCGTGGCCGGACGCCCGCGTCATCGGCATCAGCCGGCGGGAGGCGCCCGGGATCGCCACCGTCCAGGCCGATCTCTCGGACCCGGAGCACTGGGAGCGGGTGGCCCTGTCGTTTGCCGAGGAGGCCAAAGGGTTCACCGGCGACCGGGTCGTCTTCATCCACGCCACCGGCACGCTGGACCCGATCGGCTTCGCCGGCGAGGTCAGCGGGACTTCCTATATGAGCAACGTCGTCCTGAACAGCGCCGCCCCCCAGGCCCTCGGCCACCTGTTCCTGGCCGAGACCGCCGGGCTGAGCGCCCGCCGCCACCTTGTGATGCTCACCTCGGGCGCCGCCAAGAGCGTGTACCCGGGGTGGTCGTCCTACGGGGCAGGGAAGGCGGCCATCGATCAGTGGGTGCGCGACGTGGGCGCCGAGCAGGACCTCCGGGGTGGGGGAGCGGAGGTCATGGCCATTGCCCCGGGCACCATCGACACGGGGATGCAGGCCGAGCTGCGGGCCACCGCCGAGCGGGACTTCCCCAGCCGCCAGAAGTTCGTCGACCTGCACGCCCAGGGCAAGCTGACGCCCCCCGACGAGGCGGCGGCCAAGATGTGGGCCCTCCTGGGCACGGGGCTCCCCAACGGGAGCATCATCGACCTCCGGGACCCGCCGAAACCCTGA